The Syngnathoides biaculeatus isolate LvHL_M chromosome 1, ASM1980259v1, whole genome shotgun sequence region ggaACAATGCCCTagccaacatggccgccacgttGGCACGTTATTAGTCGGGATTTTGGCGGATCTATTTTGCTTTCTGGTTTACGCTTTCCTCTCGCAGACCAGATGGATTGTCGCGACAACAACCGATTTCTTCTTAGCGATTGGTCTTTTGTGTCCAATAAAGCACCCTCTGATTGGACCgtagcttcattttttttttttttttttaaatccggcTTCTTCTGATAGTAAAAGTTGCCAATGTGTCTCTAAAAATGACcagtgacaatttgaaataagcAATCATGTCTTCAGCAGATCTATGCCAGGTTCTCAGACTCCTGCGGTCTCTGTATCGCCACACAGACACGCTGGAGCAGTTCACGGACAAAATCGTGTTCCGAGAGGGGCACAAAGCGGTTCTTGTCGAGCCGGCGGACTCGAACCGCTTCAAAGCTTTCGTTCGGAGCGTTTTCGTCGGTTACGACAAGGAGCTCAAGCAAGTGCCAAGCAGCCACCAGGTAACGTAGTCGTTACAACATACTAATAAACAAGTCAGTCAGTTTTTCGCGTCCAATTGAGTCTTTTTGCCTTACTTTTAGAGGCTCCAAGGCTAAATCAGTCTCACCacttgctccaccgtgccgcctgtactATCAACACACCTCCCAAATTCACTTATTTGCTAATACAGCAATTCATATGCAGTCCCGACAAGAATTGAAGTGCGTCATGTGTGCTGAAATTGTTGATCATTGATGTTACTGTATGTTGGTGGCATagataaatacaaaaaagtgCATATTTGttggaaataatatttttggaCCAATTAATTGAAATTAGATAGCTCACTTAATTATGCTAAATGGAagattatataatttttttaaaaaaattcttttcaTGCTTTCCACAGATCTGCACTCTACCCGAACTGCTGGCCTTCATTCTCAACAgcgtgaaaagaaagaaaaaacgcAACGTCTTGGCCCACGGCTACAACCTGCTGTGCCTGGCTCGGGAGGAGGCCGACGCCGACCATTTCAAGTTCCAGGGCGACGTGACCCAGAGCGCCGCCTACATTCAAGGCAGCGACCTGTGGAAGAAAGTGGCCCTGCGTCTGGGCACTGACATCACGCGGCACCTGCTGGAGAGCTGCTCCTTGTTTGTGGCGGTCCCGCCGTCGTGCGCTTTTCAGGTGTGCGGCGGACCCGTCTACGACAGGGTCTCCGCGACCACAGTCCCCTCCGGGTTTTGCCTCCAGACTCGATCCAGGACCTGCCGTAACGCAAAGTCTGTCAGGAATAGATTCGGAATGTGCTTGAAAAGGAGCGACTTTAGAGTGTCTCGTGGGAAAAGGAAGAGAGAAACCAATGAGAAGGATGAAGAAGACATGAGATGTTCTAAAAAGAGGAGACGAATTGGAGAAGCACAGGAAGTCAAACAGACAGTGGAAGGAAGACAGTCGGTGTCTCTCATGTCCGTGGAGATGAGCACTTCGGTCTCCAAACAACCAGCTGAAACAAATACAGCTTCTTTGGAAGGTCGACCGAGTTGGCGATCAGGCATTTATCCCCCTTTGCCTCCCTCGCAGTGCTTCATACGCACCTTGGCCTTCATGTACTGGGGCCGGGGCATGAACGGCTTCCTCCTCAACCGAAAGAAGAAGAGCGCAGCGGGATCGAGAAGACTGCAAGGTCAGGATATTATCAGATTGGTGTTCTTCGAGGGGCTGGGGTATCTGAACGGACTGGAGAGGAAACCAAAGAAGCTCCCCCGGCGCTTTTTTAACATGATCCCCCTTTTTAGCCAGCTTTTGCGGAAACACAGAAGGAACGCCTATAAGAAAACGCTGCAGCGGCTGTGCCCCCTTTCGAAGAGCGACCTGTCCCAAGGCGATCTGAGTTCCCTTTTGCCCAAACACTGTACGCCTCACCGGGTCTACCTGTTTGTGAGGGAGTGCCTGTGCGCGGTCGTCCCGTCAGAGCTTTGGGGCTCTGGGGAAAACCGGTGCTTTTTTTTGGCGCGGGTGCGGAGTTTCTTGTGCAGCAGCAAATTTGAAAGGCTTTCGGTTGCGGAGCTGATGTGGAAGATGAAAGTGAATGACTGCGACTGGCTGAAGATCAGTAAGAAAGGTCAGATTAAAGGAATAAAACAGTTTTACTAGAAAAcctaaaaaatatacaaattattAAGAATTCCATGCAAAGTTTTCACTTGTTTGTGAAATTTCATGCTTGATGGGTAGGTAGGCACTTCGGATAACCAACTATTCatgtacaaacattttcaaagtcAGTTTTTCATTGCATTCAACGTccaatgctcttttttttgggaggggggccGATTAAACTGATTGATGTTCGCAGGCCGGATCCCGCCCAGCGAGCTTGCGTATCGGACCCGGGTCCTCGGTCAGCTCCTCACCTGGCTGCTCGACGGCTACGTCGTGGGCCTGGTCCGAGCGTTTTTCTATGTCACAGAGTCTATGGGTCAGAAGAACACCCTGAGGTTCTACAGACAGGAGGTCTGGGCCAGGCTGCAGGAGCTGGCTTTCAGGTGCACACGTCAACAATGTACATCCTCGCTGCGGGCGAGGAAGCTCACGGTCGGTGTTTGTGATTGTAGAGGTCACATTTCCAAGGGCCTGATGGAAGAGTTGACTCCGGCTCAGGTGGCTTCCCTTCCCAAAAGCGCTGTCATCTCCCGCCTGCGCTTCATCCCAAAGATGGATAGCATGAGGCCCATCACGCGAGTTTTGGGAGTAGATGCCAAGACCAGGgtactttctttatttttgttctgaAATGTCCTTGTAAACATCATCCACCCCTCCCCGTAGGCCTACCAAAGGAATGTGCGTGACCTCAGGGACGTCTTGCGGGCTTGCGCGCGCAACACTCCGTCTCTGCTGGGTTCAACGGTGTGGGGGATGGCGGATATACACAAGGGGTTGTCCACTCTTGCTCTGGCCCAGAAGGAGAAGCCACAGACCCTGTACTTCGCGAAGGTGGGACATTGTTTGTATACGACACTGCATGTTTCAAGTGCCACTTTTTTACCTTCCCAAATGACAATtacactccccccaaaaatgtaatccCACCTTTTCCAATTGTgactaaaaaatacattaagtgCCTAATATCTGCCAACGTGAGTGCACCGTAAACGTTCAGATCGGATATATTCCATCAGTGCGAGTTTAACATCTTCGAAATACCCCAATGGGTCTCACAGACACGCCTGCATCTGCAAAAACATAGTACAGTATAGTAAATGAAAACTTCTGCGTGTTGACCAATGTTCCCGCAAGCTGCgcacctgcgcaattgcgcacttgtagcgcacactctgtgcacatgaaaaccgatccagcgcagtgaagcACAACctgaatttttattattattatttttaaacacggcagcacgcGATCTCTAACAAGATGCTGCTtggccacaccatgccacaattctacttccttgtttacctgaccccacccacctcccgctcttaaaggggtagactcataattacaaacaccccccaccaccggtgctttggcacacacagtctgggcaacgtagagcaaagacgagttagacatgctgcttatgtttactctagataataatggcaaaagttaaaaaaaaaaaagaaatgagtgtttctttaatgaatgttggagtatgtgatTAATaagaataatgaagaaaaagtagtgaaactggatgagattttctcttttttgagtaaaaaaggtctggtctgaagccaaagtacaggatgagatggtgtataattttaaaattccattgtTTGCTCAGACccatcaaaaattagagggaaccttgttgttgttgggtaGACCAGTGATTCCTAAGGTCTGGTGTGCAGATGTTACAACTACATTTTTTAGTGCACTAATAAATCTATTATGTACTTTTCATGTTAACtacattaaaaatacagtatatcaaacTTTAATAATCTTGATGTTCACTCATTATTCATTTGCATACTTGTATTTGCAGCTTTTCAACTGCACGATACCGTCTGAAATCTCCTTTGAGTTTGGTTTTGTTGACAAGcagtgggggggggcggggtaaAAAGAGTGTCCCGTGTCCATCCTTCTCTTTCTTCCTTTCAGGTGGACGTCAGCGGAGCATACGACAGTCTGCCCCATGACAAACTTCTCAATGTGATTGGCCAAGTCCTCTCACCTGTCCAAGACGAGGCCTTCACCATACGCAGCTACGCCAAGATCTGGGAGCATCCTTTCGAGGGCTTGAGAAAGTCTTTTGTTAgacaggtacaaaaaaaaaaaaaaactttgcttgCTTAAAAGTGGTCCACCCAGGctacagtttttttcttcttctccttttgcaGGCTGACTTTGTGGTGGACGAGATGGGCTCCACCAACATGAAAGGCTTTGTGACGGCATTGCAAAGAAGTGGCAGAGTTCACCACGCCATTTTGGTGGAGCAGGTCAGTATGTAGATTACATATTTGACATCTTTGTGCTCACAAAGTtatttttcagcacttttcctcgGATATTCACGGCAAAGAAATGCTTCAGTTCTTCACCCAAATGTTGACGGGCAACGTTGTCCGGTTTGGGAAGAAGTAAGGTTTGAATTTTATGTGTCGCACGGACCTGCACGTCCTCATTCTGGATTTGGGCCTTTCAGGAAGTATCGTCAACATCGTGGGATTCCGCAGGGATCCGTCGCATCCAGTTTGCTCTGCTGTCTCTGCTACGGTCACATGGAGAATGTccttttcaaaagcaaaacagcGAGCAAAGGGTACGTCACACGTCAATGTAATGATACAATTTCAGCAGGAGAGGGCAGTGTGTCGAAGCATTTCTTCCCCCTTTCTGTCTCCTCCAGGCGACTGATGAGACTGGTGGATGATTTCCTCCTGATCACGCCGGACCTGCAGGaggcacaaaactttctcaagTATGACTCACCAGAATAATACagttatttttgattttcagccTTGTTCGGTGTAGTTGTCACGTTATTTCCGTGCTTGTGTGAGGTTTCTTTGGGTATGCTGGGTCCCTctcatgttccaaaaacatgcatttaagtTCAATGAAGAGTATAAATtctccataggtgtgaatgttaccctgaatggttgtttgcgattgaatggcgaccagtccagggtttacCTCGCCTCTCGTCGGATAGTCAGCCAAGATAAACTCCAACTCACATGACCCCGTTGTCATTAACACGTTTTTTTGTGTTCAGGGTCTTGCTCGCTGGCGTTCCGCAGTACGGCCTGGTGGTCAACCCGCAGAAGGTGGCGGTCAACTTTCCGCTGTCGGAAGATGCGGGTTCCGTCAATGGGATCCGCACACTCCCCCTCCGCTGCCGCTTCCCGTGGTGCGGCTTGCTGCTCGACACATACTCACTCGACGTCTATAAAGATTACTCCAGGTGAGGCTTCTCGTCAGCTGTAAATAATATACCATACGCTTTTTGTTCTCAGATTTGTCATTGtgcttttgctgtttttttatggTCTCTTATAGATTAAAACAAAACCTTTCTGCACTTTGCACCCACTCAGACACATCATAAGACACAACTTCCGGTCTTGCGTGAAATTACAGATTTAGCGGAACCTCCAAACTCTTAAAAAAGTCCAATCCGTGATGCTCATTAATCTACAAGTTGATCAAACgtcaaaactattttttgtcATCGAAGACAACATGGAATACATCaatgaattcaaaatgtttccttctTATAACCTTTATGGACGAGAGGGAAGTACTGGTAGAGTTCTTTACTATTATACAACCATCAAAGTCAAATATAagtcaaactgaaaaaaaaacccacaaaagtcACACATGATGGTGGTTTGACTCTTCATATGACTCGTCGTTCTCCCTGTACCACAGCTACTTGGGCCAGTCTCTGCGCCATAGCCTCACTTTGGGCTCGGTCCACTTGGCCGGAGAGCAAATGAGGCGGAAGTTGATGGTGGTCCTAAGACTCAAGTGCCACGCTCTGTTCTTGGATCTGAAGGTCAGGCAAATAATCATTACAGTTTCCTCGTTACTGGGGCCATGAAATAGAATTCTCCACAAGTTCCCTTCTGGGACTCATTAATCGATTATGTAAATTTTGGGAGTTTTGGTAGGAGTGGGGATTAAGTGATGAATAAAACGTGTCAACTTATTCTCTGACATTTGATGCGTCTTTGTAGTTTGAAATGGACTCTTATCAAAGTTTGAAGGGCTGACCAATGTGCCAATCAACTTCagatcatttgcattttttcattCTCAGAATTGCGCGATGAGCCCAACGAAAGCTCTCGTGCGGTGATTCTGTACTTCCAATTCTGGAATTCCTCAAGTGCTACACAAAAGAATGACTCCATTAAATGATCAGACTAGtgttaaaaactttttaaaatttgattttatttgtttttgtatcggcggcacggtggatcagctggaaaatgttggccttgCGGTTCTCAGGTCCCGCgatcaatcccagacccgcctttgtggagtttgcatgctttctccgggcactctggtttcctcccccatcccaaaaacatgcaacattaattggacaccctaaattgcccctagttgtgattgtgagtgtggctgctttTGTTTCCGGGACAGTGTTAGGAACAGTTTAGTTGTATTTACGATTTAAGTACAGCACATTTGTGTTGAATCTTTTCCAGCTGTTTGTTTCTCAGCATTTATTCATGATTTGTTTTGTAACTTATGTATACTAAAATTATTTAAGTACCGTATTTTATTTGCATGTATTTAGGGGCAGTGTTAATGTTCACACTCTGTACTATtttacagtggcttacaataaCATTAAATATACTTTGTAGGAATAAAACCCCTGCGtcgtttttgaaaaaaattaatccactgtgctgctgtagcactcaagtctttttttttttgagtggtgTAAAATATTTGACAACCGCTGCTCTAGCGGGCCCTATATGACCCCTAATAGACATTAGGTTGCCCACTCTTGTACTAACCTTCtgattcatttgtattttttttatgcttgctAATATCATCAAATAACTTTTTGTCTGTGCAGACAAATTCCCTGGCGGCAGTCTACAAAAACATCTACGAGTTAGTGCTGCTCCATGCATTCAGGTGAAGACCGCTTAGACGACAAGTCAAATGTTAAACGCGTGTTCTTGACATTATTTGAATGAGCTGAATTAAAGTGtttatcacttaaaaaaaaaggcttactGTTCAAATACAAATTATGTAAGTATGAGCATAGTAATTGTACATATGCATTTGTATACTCTATAAACTGCTTATAATCAGGGGATAATGGTAAACAGTGACCACAATGCCACTTCCCGTCTTCCGAGCCGTGACTTCATAAAGGGCTGGTTAATCACTACCCGCAATGAAAGGGGAACTAATTCAACTGCCATTTATCACAGTATGTGAACGTTTTAATTTCCCTTTTGGGCTATTTTTAGATTCAGTGTTTGTGCCCAGAGTTTACCCTTCGGCCAAACGGTTGCAAAGAACCCTGCTAACTTTCTGCGGATGATCGGAGACATGGCTCAGTACACCAACCACCTCCTGAGGCATAGCAACAAAGGTTTTCCACATGAATGCACTCAAAGCATTTGGGTCTACAGCGTATAAAGTTCCTAATTAAATTGAAATCATTTATGTGCTTGTGTGTCTGCTTTGAATCGTCAGGCTGCAAGGCCCTAGCTGGCGTTGTGCCCGACGAGGCAGTGGATTTGCTTTTCTGCCTTTCATTTCTGCTGGCGATGTCGCAACATCGCCTCCTATACAAGAGTATGCTTCCTCATCTGCAGAAATGTAAGTGCCCTCAAGAAACGCACAGAAAGTGCAACATATTCAAGGGttctccaaaaagaaaaatgataacGTCTGCTTTCAGGGAAGCGTAGTCTGGAGCGCCGTCTGGGAGACTTGCGACTGGCCAGGGTGAGGCaggcagccaatcccaggaccCCTGTGGACTTCTTGACCATCCGAACTTAAAGAGTGTCATCTCGCCTCGATAAAATCtccccgtttaaaaaaaacaaccatcacCAGCCGACAGGTTTGGATGTGAATGTTTGCACAGGAAATGCGCAGTGTTGAAATAATAATTAGTAATGTCATCTGGTGCAGTGGAAACTTGATgggaataggaaaaaaaaaatgcctttttcctTCTTATGATGCTGTAAATGGACTTTAGCAATGACTCACAGTCTTTATACAAGGACCATTAATCACCGGATAAATAAtgattgtaattaaaaaaaaaaaacaactgtacaAATGAATCTACAGCCTATTTCCCTCTGGACTTCAATATATGCTTcgtaatatttttccatttaggtGTTGGAAGAAGGAATTCCTGTACGTTTGGGATTTATGGTCATTGAGCATATTTTAGTTTGGGCAAAagctttgtttgtattttgactTAAACTGTAGAATGATGTCTGTTTTTTCCATTGTGCACTATATTGTGTGAATACACTCACTTTTTTTATTGACTGAAATATCAATATCCCTGTCTAAAAAAGGGGATCCTTTGTCACAATGCCAAAATGCTTTCCCACTAACCCCAAAGACATCAACTTCACTAGAAACTGCTGTACTCAGCCCTAACAGACAACAATATGTTGTCTTGGGtccttgcaaaaaacaaaagatgaacatAGCAAGTAGCAAGTAGCAATTGCTAGCTGGCAAAATATGCCCAAGGACGTTACTTTTGACAAATTGAAACATAGTTCATGATAACAGTTGCAGAGGTTACTGCTCCTGAAGTTACTGGGGTTCGACCTCAAAAGTCTCATTGCTGTACGGGTTTAGTCCATCCCGTGTCGAAGACCTCTTCTTGACCTTTTGGAATCCTTTGTAGAGAGCCACCAGTGGAATGGGAACCACCGGTATGACGCAAAGGAGGACGATTACGGCAAACACAAAATCTGGGTAGGGCTTGACCTCTGTTTTGGGGAAGAGTTCCtaaatagaagaagaagacactccAGATTCCTGCCATAAAATATATTACTGTTCCACCCAATATTTTACTTCGCTTACGTAATCAGGATTCCATGCAAGGTATGTGGGATGTTCCTGGGCTTGGAGGATTACGTAAGCAATCAACACCACCTTCAGCATTAAAGGACTGATAAAAGTCCAACAAATTCTCCAATAAAGATTCGGCCTCTTTCCAGTCATGAAATAGATGTCTTCACTGAAACTGTGGGtacagaaaacacacaaagatgATTGTTGTGCTGCAGGGATTCCTGGGGGCTTATTGTACTGAACAAGAGAAGATGaaatcaatactttttcatTCCATAGACATAAACAACTCCAATAAGCTCGCAAAATGCAATGATGAGCAGGGGAACAGAGCCCACGTAGCTGTTGAAGACCTCAACCCAGTAGTTACCAGAACCCATGGTGAAGATGAGAGAAATGCAAAATGACATTAAGCAGAAGACACCTGCAAAAGTCACAAATGCGGAAAATCACTGGTAACAAACACGTCCTTCTGACTTCAGAGTGGCTAAATTGTCATACCTGTAATAAGTTCTTCAGGCACCCACTTGGGTACCAGATTGAGGTCACCGAAGGGCCGTAGGACTCCCTCTGCATTACCAAACATGGAGGAGAGTCCTAAGCTGAAGAGCATTAAGAAAAACAAGACCGCCCATAACTGCGAGCCCGGCATCTCCAGCACCGCTTCAGTGAACACGATAAAAGCCAGGCCGGTTCCAGAAGCGCTCTGtggttcaaaacaaacatttcacaatACATTCTTGTTCAGTACATTGAGTCCAATTAAATTAGTTGGGAGGAAAGAGGAGGAAACAACCTGTGAGAATACACGATGGATGTGTGTTTGAAATTACATCACCTGGTCAAGGAATGTTTTCAGCTTGCAGGGCCTCAGTTCCAGGCTGGAGAACTCATCTGGATTTGTCATGTTCAGATACTCAATCCAGTGTTCATAGTTGTCCCTTGTTATATTCTGGTCAGAAAACTCAAAGTGGTTGGTTAAAACCAAGATGTTTCtgtaaataaacatatttttgttttgcatacgTCTGTATATTCCAAGGAAGCTGGGTAATTAGAACTGAATATTCTCATGGCATTCAATCGAGTACAACCAGACTGTCCCGATTGTCTAAGAAGATGTTCCGCCTCCCTTCCGAGCAGGCTTCATCACTTCATGCACAAAGCCAGATGAGACAGCCCTAACCTCTGTGTTGGAGTAGAAACCCAACTTTTGATTCTTCTGAATTCTAGACATGCCTCAAACGACAAGTGGTATCACTTTTCCGTTCCTTTTCCATTCGTCGTGTTGTTTCCACACCAATCACCAagctagtgctgtgctacttcGTCTTGTGCATGAACTGATGAAACCTGCTTGGATGAGAGATCTTCTGAAACATCTTCTGAAAGAAACAGAACAGTCCAAATTCGATCGAGTTAATGGCCTGAGAGTAGATCTGAACATCAGTACGTACTCTTTTAAGCAGGAGTTAAAACCAACGTTAGCTTTAAAACCCAGGATGGAAAAGATGGATATGGCTGCATATAAAGATGTGCCACTGTTTATTAATCCCACGATGACTGCATCCTTCTCACAGTTGTTTCTCGAGCACACAGAAAATAATAGATCAAAGTGCGCACTACACAGTTGCTTTCCACAACATCGACAGTCTTTACTTCTCATCGGCGTAGCTGGAGATCGCTATCAGACCTCCGAAGGCCACTGACAAAGAGAAGAAGATCTGAGTTGAGGCGTCTAACCACACCTGAGGGTTCTTCAGTATCTCCCACTGAAAATAAACACACCAGGTTCTTGACTTTTGAGCTGTTACGTTCAAGTTGCCACCAAAAAGTGAGCAAACTCACATCTGGAGTGAAGAGATACACCAGTCCATCTGTAGCGCCGGGCAGGGTGAGGGCACGGACCAGAAAAATGGTGAGTACCACGTAGGGCAACGTGGTTGTCACGTACACTGCCTGAAATGCACGAGAGTCATTGAAAGATCCAGAGAACTGATCTTACCTGTTTCCGCAGTCAACTGACCTTTCCCACGGACTGGATTCCTTTGATGATACAAATATACATCGTCAACCAGGCGCAGGCCAGGCACACTACCAACCACCACTGCAGAGAACCACTGGTTTCCATGTCGGAGGTGATGTTCAGGGTCTGCCGGTACCAGAAGAAATTGACTGGAGTGCTCTTCACGCATTCCTCATTCAGACCTGCATTGATCAAAAACCAATTTATCTCCTTTTGCTGCATTGGTCAAATCAGTTCATTTCCTGTATATTAATCAATCCAGACTTGTAGGGACGACGACTAAAAATATTATCCTAGAACAACCGGAATGGTTTCATTTAGTTACCTGTACGATTTGTGTTAAGTGGACACTGGCTCCATGGCAGGGGGTTCTGGAAGGAGTTAAAAAAGTACCAGAAGACCCAGGCCAGGATGGTGTTGTAGAAATTGCACACCAGGAACGACACAATCATGGAGCCAATGCCtacgtgaagaaaataatgacaatCAGTTCAACCGTGTATGATCAGgcatttttgctgttttacagAAAACGAACAAGTTCAGTTTCGTAAAATACCCTCTTTGAGGAAATATTCTGGGTCACCCACCAACTCCACCCAGAAAGGGTGTGATGTTCTTCCACACGCCGATGCTTCCCTTCCGGAGCCTC contains the following coding sequences:
- the slc6a18 gene encoding inactive sodium-dependent neutral amino acid transporter B(0)AT3, with the translated sequence MDKTRAVEEAVTWNNKMEYMLTSIGYAVGIGNVWRFPYLCQIYGGGAFLIPYLIALVFEGLPLLYLEMAIGQRLRKGSIGVWKNITPFLGGVGIGSMIVSFLVCNFYNTILAWVFWYFFNSFQNPLPWSQCPLNTNRTGLNEECVKSTPVNFFWYRQTLNITSDMETSGSLQWWLVVCLACAWLTMYICIIKGIQSVGKAVYVTTTLPYVVLTIFLVRALTLPGATDGLVYLFTPDWEILKNPQVWLDASTQIFFSLSVAFGGLIAISSYADEKNNCEKDAVIVGLINSGTSLYAAISIFSILGFKANVGFNSCLKENILVLTNHFEFSDQNITRDNYEHWIEYLNMTNPDEFSSLELRPCKLKTFLDQSASGTGLAFIVFTEAVLEMPGSQLWAVLFFLMLFSLGLSSMFGNAEGVLRPFGDLNLVPKWVPEELITGVFCLMSFCISLIFTMGSGNYWVEVFNSYVGSVPLLIIAFCELIGVVYVYGMKNFSEDIYFMTGKRPNLYWRICWTFISPLMLKVVLIAYVILQAQEHPTYLAWNPDYELFPKTEVKPYPDFVFAVIVLLCVIPVVPIPLVALYKGFQKVKKRSSTRDGLNPYSNETFEVEPQ
- the tert gene encoding telomerase reverse transcriptase, which codes for MSSADLCQVLRLLRSLYRHTDTLEQFTDKIVFREGHKAVLVEPADSNRFKAFVRSVFVGYDKELKQVPSSHQICTLPELLAFILNSVKRKKKRNVLAHGYNLLCLAREEADADHFKFQGDVTQSAAYIQGSDLWKKVALRLGTDITRHLLESCSLFVAVPPSCAFQVCGGPVYDRVSATTVPSGFCLQTRSRTCRNAKSVRNRFGMCLKRSDFRVSRGKRKRETNEKDEEDMRCSKKRRRIGEAQEVKQTVEGRQSVSLMSVEMSTSVSKQPAETNTASLEGRPSWRSGIYPPLPPSQCFIRTLAFMYWGRGMNGFLLNRKKKSAAGSRRLQGQDIIRLVFFEGLGYLNGLERKPKKLPRRFFNMIPLFSQLLRKHRRNAYKKTLQRLCPLSKSDLSQGDLSSLLPKHCTPHRVYLFVRECLCAVVPSELWGSGENRCFFLARVRSFLCSSKFERLSVAELMWKMKVNDCDWLKISKKGRIPPSELAYRTRVLGQLLTWLLDGYVVGLVRAFFYVTESMGQKNTLRFYRQEVWARLQELAFRGHISKGLMEELTPAQVASLPKSAVISRLRFIPKMDSMRPITRVLGVDAKTRAYQRNVRDLRDVLRACARNTPSLLGSTVWGMADIHKGLSTLALAQKEKPQTLYFAKVDVSGAYDSLPHDKLLNVIGQVLSPVQDEAFTIRSYAKIWEHPFEGLRKSFVRQADFVVDEMGSTNMKGFVTALQRSGRVHHAILVEQHFSSDIHGKEMLQFFTQMLTGNVVRFGKKKYRQHRGIPQGSVASSLLCCLCYGHMENVLFKSKTASKGRLMRLVDDFLLITPDLQEAQNFLKVLLAGVPQYGLVVNPQKVAVNFPLSEDAGSVNGIRTLPLRCRFPWCGLLLDTYSLDVYKDYSSYLGQSLRHSLTLGSVHLAGEQMRRKLMVVLRLKCHALFLDLKTNSLAAVYKNIYELVLLHAFRFSVCAQSLPFGQTVAKNPANFLRMIGDMAQYTNHLLRHSNKGCKALAGVVPDEAVDLLFCLSFLLAMSQHRLLYKSMLPHLQKWKRSLERRLGDLRLARVRQAANPRTPVDFLTIRT